AAATGAATATGTATTTTAAGAAAGCATACACATCCTCAAATTGCTTCAATGATATAATTCACATTTGCGTAACGGTACCTCGCGGATTTTCTTCATCTCACTGAGTGGTACAGCAATAGCCCCTTTCAGCAACTTCTGCAGATGACTTTGTCCAACATTATCATTTGTCGATGTGCGGGAGTATTGTTGAGACTGAGAGGTTAGTTGCGTGGAAACAGCACGCAACGATTCCTTTGGGAAACTGCATGAGGAAATCAGAATCAATATTGCACATGAGAGGAATAAAAAATGAGATGACTTTAAACACAAATATAGCATGGAAGCCACCTGTTAAGGAAGTCCTTGACACTCGGCAAATCTGCATTGATAAGGAGCTTGGTAACATGGAATGTGTTGGTAACAAAGAGAGGGTATTGGCCTACAATAAAAATTAACAATACAATCAAATTACGTGACAGAAGCAAAAATAACAATGCACTCAAATTACGTGACTGTCGCGGATTAAAATTCCTACGATAAAACAACATACCAGCTTCTTTAACTTTTAATTTGCATACTGAATCAAAATAACAATCGGCCCACTTGTGGCAGCTTTGTCCTCGTTAAACTTAAAAAACTGTTTGACATAGCCCTCCCAAAGGGTGCAATTTATGGTGTTGTTGCTGGAGACATTAAAATGGGCTCATTATAAGACATGAAATAGATGAAAAATGGCCAAAATTAGATGGTTGAACGACATACCTTGCATCTCTCAGTAGAAAATTAGCCTGAAATTTTTTTCCGCCACTTTACGTCTGTTGATACCCAACACTCTCGAGCATACCAATAACATCTGAGGGATTGTTGAAAACGAAGAACATAAGTATATTAGCTACTATATAATCTACAATATAAGGATATCACGATGTAGTGTTACCAATGAGTACATTCTTCTGATAGTTTCCGTTAATGATGTCAGGGAAACTGGTGAAGGGGCGTGGTTTGGGGGGTATGTCATGTTTGTCAACATCACCAACAACAGTTCCTCCAGTAAATTTCACCAAGAACTTGTGGGAGCTTGGTTTGAAAACTAAGTTATTAGGCTGCACCGCAAAATTTGACACAGTATACGTGCGGTCCACCTCAAACTTCTCATTGTATGCGGCCATGCATGCAGTTGGAACAACCACGTGGATATCACAGCCCTGGCAATATACAAAAGGTTAAATGCAGAACACAACCTCATACACGTCATATGACAGATTATGTAACATAGTTTCAAAACATGAAAAACATGAACATCATAAATATAGAAACACAATATGCCGTAACATTAAAGGCAAAAGATGTAAAACATTAACAGCATTTATAATGTAACGAAAAGGAACACATGCTTCAAAACCATAAAAAAGGAACAGATATTGGAAACACATGAAACAACAGCAACGGTAAAAACAAAACGTTCAAAACGGTAAAGATCGAAGACGCAAAACACAATATAGACGACAACATATGAACAATCACACACACTAACAGAAGTTAAAAAACCATGTGAACAATCACACGCACAAACAGAAGTTTAAAAACCAAGTGAACAACAACACAATAAACACGGTATATGTTTAATATTTTGAAACGCAAACACATAAGTTAACAGATGTGCTCACTTACCTCTTTGTCTTGGAAGATCATCTCAAAGTGCTCCTTGTTGTTGGTGACTACCTTCCATTTATGGGCAACTCTCACCGCCACTTTCCACAACTCCTTGGTGTCGTTGATGTCCGTAATTTTTTCCATCGGACGAGCCATGCAGAGGTTGAAGATAGAAGATGGAGAGGTTGAAGATGGATGAAGATGGAAGATGGCGCAGTTTTC
Above is a window of Vicia villosa cultivar HV-30 ecotype Madison, WI unplaced genomic scaffold, Vvil1.0 ctg.001687F_1_1, whole genome shotgun sequence DNA encoding:
- the LOC131636288 gene encoding uncharacterized protein LOC131636288, with product MARPMEKITDINDTKELWKVAVRVAHKWKVVTNNKEHFEMIFQDKEGCDIHVVVPTACMAAYNEKFEVDRTYTVSNFAVQPNNLVFKPSSHKFLVKFTGGTVVGDVDKHDIPPKPRPFTSFPDIINGNYQKNVLIDVIGMLESVGYQQT